One window from the genome of Hyperolius riggenbachi isolate aHypRig1 chromosome 6, aHypRig1.pri, whole genome shotgun sequence encodes:
- the LOC137522146 gene encoding olfactory receptor 6N2-like, producing MDHLNKSRVSEFILVGFPTLYSYGPYLFVCLLLLYLLTITGNVLIFVVIRLESRLYTPMYFFISMLSFLEIWYTAVTIPKMLINLLVPRKSIYFSSCLLQTYFFHSLGATECYLLTAMAYDRYLAICQPLHYPSIMIPKLTIKLVAICFTIGFLCPITEVILISKLPFCGSNEIQHIFCDFPPLLSLACTDTSINVLADFIINSFIILVTFLFIMISYVKIIFAILKIRTSAGRVKAFSTCVSHLTVVLLFFTCIMFMYVRLTDSYSLYYDRVFAVIYSVLTPILNPIIYSLRNKDIRMALRRRMFSRRECNSNKDQKLELEAKRGM from the coding sequence ATGGATCACTTGAATAAAAGTAGGGTTTCTGAGTTCATTCTTGTTGGGTTTCCCACTCTGTACAGCTATGGTCCATACCTGTTTGTATGTCTTCTTCTCCTTTACCTTCTTACTATCACCGGGAATGTGCTTATATTTGTAGTTATAAGACTGGAGTCCAGGCTCTATACacctatgtatttttttattagcaTGCTCTCTTTCCTGGAGATCTGGTATACTGCAGTCACCATTCCAAAGATGTTGATCAATCTTCTGGTACCCAGAAAAAGCATATATTTTAGCAGCTGCCTGTTGCAGACTTATTTCTTCCATTCTCTCGGAGCCACTGAATGCTATCTTCTCACTGCCATGGCCTATGATCGCTACTTAGCTATTTGCCAACCACTGCACTACCCTTCCATCATGATCCCAAAACTGACCATCAAGCTAGTAGCCATCTGTTTTACTATTGGCTTCTTGTGTCCAATCACTGAAGTGATTCTTATATCAAAGCTCCCTTTCTGTGGGAGCAATGAGATACAACATATCTTCTGTGACTTTCCACCCTTGCTTAGCCTGGCCTGTACTGACACTTCCATCAATGTCCTGGCTGACTTCATCATTAACAGTTTTATCATCTTGGTGACATTCCTTTTTATAATGATTTCATACGTTAAAATCATTTTTGCGATCCTAAAAATAaggacatcagccgggcgagtgaAGGCTTTTTCTACTTGTGTATCTCACCTGACTGTAGTATTGTTATTCTTTACCTGTATCATGTTTATGTACGTGCGGCTTACAGATAGTTACTCTTTGTACTATGACCGTGTCTTTGCAGTCATTTATTCCGTGCTTACGCCTATATTGAACCCTATTATATACAGCCTGCGGAATAAAGACATCAGGATGGCTTTGAGACGTAGAATGTTTAGCAGAAGAGAATGTAATTCTAATAAAGACCAGAAGTTGGAGTTAGAAGCCAAAAGAGGAATGTAG